A part of Dehalococcoidia bacterium genomic DNA contains:
- a CDS encoding cytochrome c oxidase assembly protein encodes MLHSGHPVTWSAWHFEPTAVGIAFVVLGLYVAGLRHAGAPFEAWRPAAFLAGGGLMLAALLSPLDAASDRLLSMHMLQHVFLTSIGPPLVLLGIPAQTLRWLLPQGSPGFKAAALLTMPFVAAAAFILNMWLWHIPPIYEAALTDLNVHVAMHVAFMATGLLFWWPIVAPYPELSTAGPGARLLYLFVSGFPMGLLALLLLSSEVIIYDFYQDQPSRLWGLSALEDQQIAGVIMGSLGEVASFVAFTLIFVRYFLTDREELGITPNA; translated from the coding sequence GTGTTGCACTCTGGGCACCCGGTCACCTGGAGTGCCTGGCACTTCGAGCCCACCGCCGTGGGCATCGCTTTCGTGGTCCTGGGGCTGTACGTGGCAGGCCTCCGCCACGCGGGCGCGCCCTTCGAGGCCTGGCGGCCCGCTGCCTTCCTGGCCGGCGGCGGCCTGATGCTGGCTGCGCTGCTCTCCCCGCTGGACGCCGCTTCCGACCGCCTGCTCTCCATGCACATGCTGCAGCACGTGTTCCTCACCAGCATCGGTCCGCCGCTGGTGCTGCTCGGCATCCCGGCTCAAACGCTGCGCTGGCTCCTTCCGCAGGGCAGCCCTGGCTTCAAGGCAGCGGCTCTCCTGACCATGCCCTTCGTGGCGGCGGCCGCGTTCATCCTGAACATGTGGCTCTGGCACATCCCGCCCATCTATGAGGCGGCGCTCACGGACCTGAACGTGCACGTAGCGATGCATGTGGCCTTCATGGCCACCGGCCTACTCTTCTGGTGGCCGATCGTCGCTCCCTACCCGGAGCTCTCGACGGCGGGCCCGGGCGCGCGCCTGCTGTACCTCTTCGTTAGCGGCTTCCCCATGGGCTTGCTGGCCCTGCTCCTGCTTTCGTCAGAAGTCATCATCTACGACTTCTACCAGGACCAGCCGTCACGGCTCTGGGGCCTCTCCGCGCTCGAGGACCAGCAAATCGCCGGTGTCATCATGGGCAGCCTGGGCGAGGTCGCCAGCTTCGTCGCTTTCACGCTGATATTCGTCCGCTACTTCCTTACCGACCGTGAGGAGCTGGGCATCACGCCGAACGCGTAG
- a CDS encoding glycosyltransferase family 39 protein, giving the protein MKRTLDYVRRREGPFVAAVLAAVALFYAATTLPNIGNHPIAGGDEGWIVSASTKLAEEGVFGSDLFAGFFGADRHYYFNLPLHHLVLAGVFEVFGAGLEQARLTSAFFGGALLLLTYLLGSRTAGRWAGAGAAALLVLLRLNLTPFTGLTLTDLGATVRYDLVATPFAVGAALVLLRRGGSPGPADAAGAGIVLGLGCLTQFVAAFFVVPLALFLLTTPAAARRRVLHAALFAACTALPFVPYFVYAAQDWEDFRGQARTVEQRSDFFSPQFYIDNLVSEADRYDLALDIDTSMSPAELFERPSARLTLLIAGPAALAYAAVRARRGSAPHRLLALVLGCLVLEFALFESTKRFVYWVIAVPFLCVALAEGGRALLSWRPPSRPMGRAASIAVLLAALMVAAEGAAVGIRNVSDARNATVYATVGDAVREVVPAGSRVVTDNRMWLALPDLETRSLLLLFYWTNPEISRGETTDIEGAMGRLNADYLLLSPLTKEILAKLTPADSERFQRYLTQKGRLVATVAGPPYGPIEVYRLER; this is encoded by the coding sequence CGCTGTTCTACGCCGCGACGACTCTGCCCAACATAGGCAACCATCCGATCGCGGGCGGCGACGAGGGCTGGATCGTATCCGCCTCGACGAAGCTGGCCGAAGAGGGCGTCTTCGGGTCAGACCTCTTCGCCGGCTTCTTCGGCGCCGACAGGCACTACTACTTCAACCTGCCCCTGCACCACCTCGTACTGGCCGGCGTCTTCGAAGTCTTCGGCGCGGGCCTGGAACAGGCGCGCCTGACGAGCGCGTTTTTCGGCGGAGCGCTGCTCCTCCTGACCTACTTGCTGGGCTCGCGGACGGCGGGGAGATGGGCCGGCGCCGGCGCGGCGGCGCTACTCGTCCTGCTGCGCTTGAACCTTACACCTTTCACCGGCCTGACCCTGACCGACCTCGGGGCGACGGTCCGCTATGACCTCGTTGCCACGCCCTTCGCGGTGGGCGCGGCCCTGGTCCTCCTTCGCAGGGGCGGCTCGCCCGGACCTGCAGATGCGGCTGGCGCCGGGATTGTCCTCGGCCTTGGCTGCCTGACGCAATTCGTCGCCGCCTTCTTCGTAGTCCCTCTAGCTCTCTTCCTGCTCACGACTCCCGCGGCTGCCCGGCGCCGCGTCCTCCACGCGGCCCTCTTCGCCGCCTGCACCGCCCTCCCGTTCGTGCCGTATTTCGTCTACGCCGCGCAAGACTGGGAGGACTTCCGCGGGCAAGCACGCACCGTCGAGCAGCGCAGCGACTTCTTCTCGCCGCAGTTCTACATCGACAACCTCGTCTCGGAGGCAGACCGCTACGACCTCGCGCTCGACATCGATACGTCCATGTCCCCGGCCGAGCTCTTCGAGCGGCCCTCGGCCCGCCTAACCCTCCTGATCGCGGGTCCGGCGGCGCTGGCCTATGCGGCGGTACGGGCACGCCGGGGCTCGGCGCCGCACAGGCTGCTCGCGTTGGTGCTCGGCTGCCTGGTGCTCGAGTTCGCCCTCTTCGAGTCCACGAAGCGCTTCGTGTACTGGGTGATCGCCGTGCCGTTCCTCTGCGTCGCCCTCGCGGAAGGGGGACGCGCCCTCCTCTCCTGGCGCCCGCCCTCGAGACCCATGGGGCGCGCGGCTTCTATCGCCGTGCTCCTGGCAGCGCTCATGGTCGCCGCCGAGGGCGCCGCCGTCGGCATCCGCAACGTCTCGGACGCGCGCAACGCGACCGTCTATGCGACGGTCGGCGACGCGGTGCGGGAGGTCGTGCCAGCGGGTTCGCGAGTCGTCACCGACAACAGGATGTGGCTTGCCCTGCCGGACCTGGAGACCCGCAGCCTCCTTCTCCTCTTCTACTGGACCAACCCGGAGATCTCGCGCGGCGAAACGACGGACATCGAGGGCGCGATGGGCCGGCTCAACGCCGACTACCTGTTACTGTCTCCGCTCACGAAGGAGATCCTCGCGAAGCTCACCCCGGCCGACAGCGAGCGCTTTCAGCGCTACCTGACGCAGAAGGGCAGGCTGGTCGCGACAGTGGCAGGGCCGCCTTACGGGCCCATTGAGGTGTACCGGTTGGAGCGCTAG